One Micromonospora sp. WMMD1120 genomic region harbors:
- a CDS encoding cation diffusion facilitator family transporter, which yields MPQAQAKPESESVGTVVVAGAANLAIAVAKLIAGLISGSAAMLSEAAHSVADTTTEVLLFQALRRGARPADQRHPFGYGKESYVWAFFAAMFTFVAGAGFAVTHGVTTILVHEHSGDYLISYIVLAVSFVIESISLARAVRQVRRESRRWQTTPRRFLRLTADTTVKAVFLEDSAALIGLVLAGLGVGLSHATGDELWDGVASILIGLLLLTVAGILAGNNLSLLVGRAVPERLRREIEAELAELPEVERIDTLLTMQLGPDDILVAAKVDFRDEATGAQIEATADEAERRLTGRYPEIRFVFLDPTRSLPGVTGDARHTQAGPDPA from the coding sequence ATGCCCCAAGCGCAGGCCAAACCCGAGAGCGAGAGCGTCGGGACCGTCGTCGTCGCCGGCGCCGCCAATCTCGCCATCGCGGTGGCCAAGCTGATCGCCGGGCTGATCTCCGGGTCGGCCGCGATGCTCTCCGAGGCGGCCCACTCGGTCGCCGACACCACCACCGAGGTGCTGCTCTTCCAGGCCCTGCGCCGGGGCGCCCGGCCCGCCGACCAACGGCACCCCTTCGGGTACGGCAAGGAGAGCTACGTCTGGGCGTTCTTCGCGGCGATGTTCACCTTCGTCGCCGGCGCCGGGTTCGCCGTCACCCACGGCGTCACCACGATCCTGGTGCACGAGCACAGCGGCGACTACCTGATCTCGTACATCGTGCTCGCGGTGTCGTTCGTCATCGAGTCGATCTCGCTGGCCCGCGCCGTGCGCCAGGTCCGCCGCGAGTCGCGGCGCTGGCAGACCACGCCGCGACGGTTCCTGCGGCTGACCGCCGACACCACCGTCAAGGCGGTCTTCCTGGAGGACAGCGCGGCCCTGATCGGCCTGGTCCTGGCCGGGCTGGGCGTCGGCCTGTCCCACGCGACCGGCGACGAGCTGTGGGACGGTGTCGCGTCGATCCTGATCGGCCTGCTGCTGCTGACCGTCGCCGGGATCCTCGCCGGCAACAACCTGTCGCTGCTGGTCGGCCGGGCCGTTCCGGAACGGCTGCGGCGCGAGATCGAGGCAGAGCTGGCCGAGCTTCCCGAGGTGGAACGCATCGACACCCTGCTGACCATGCAACTCGGCCCGGACGACATCCTGGTCGCCGCGAAGGTGGACTTCCGTGACGAGGCCACCGGCGCGCAGATCGAGGCCACCGCCGACGAGGCCGAACGACGGCTCACCGGCCGCTACCCGGAGATCCGCTTCGTCTTCCTCGACCCCACCCGCTCGTTGCCCGGTGTCACCGGCGACGCCCGGCACACCCAGGCCGGCCCCGACCCGGCCTGA
- a CDS encoding WYL domain-containing protein yields MSRTRTERLVNLVICLLSTRRFLTAAQIAATVPGYEHDPDDARDHEAFQRKFERDKAELRELGVPLETGTASAFDAEPGYRIAHREYALPDILLEPDEAAAVGIAARLWQHAGLAAAASSGLAKLRAAGVDVDPQATLGLEPMVTVDPAFAPLTAAARDRREVGFDYRVPDRDAPSRRRLQPWGVVCWRGRWYVVGHDQDRQATRCFRLSRVVGPVRVTGAPGAYEPPADVDLISHVARWSGPVERTGRATVLAAPGRAAGLRRWAVEVTTGPDGDRLVLPYADPDGLAGHLVGYGPDVRVLDPPEVREAVIQRLKEIAVRHDELAVTGGAR; encoded by the coding sequence GTGTCGCGGACCCGCACCGAACGCCTGGTCAACCTGGTGATCTGCCTGCTGTCCACGCGACGGTTCCTGACCGCCGCGCAGATCGCCGCGACCGTGCCCGGGTACGAGCACGACCCGGACGACGCGCGTGACCACGAGGCGTTCCAACGCAAGTTCGAGCGGGACAAGGCCGAGCTGCGCGAGCTGGGTGTGCCCCTGGAGACCGGCACGGCCAGCGCCTTCGACGCGGAGCCGGGCTACCGGATCGCGCACCGCGAGTACGCGCTGCCCGACATCCTCCTGGAGCCGGACGAGGCCGCCGCCGTGGGCATCGCCGCCCGGCTGTGGCAGCACGCCGGCCTGGCCGCCGCCGCGTCGTCCGGGCTGGCCAAACTCCGCGCCGCCGGGGTCGACGTGGACCCGCAGGCCACCCTCGGCCTGGAGCCGATGGTCACCGTCGACCCGGCCTTCGCGCCGCTGACAGCCGCCGCCCGCGACCGCCGCGAGGTGGGGTTCGACTACCGGGTGCCCGACCGCGACGCGCCCAGCCGGCGGCGGCTGCAACCATGGGGCGTGGTCTGCTGGCGCGGCCGGTGGTATGTGGTCGGCCACGACCAGGACCGGCAGGCCACCCGCTGTTTCCGGCTGTCCCGGGTCGTCGGCCCGGTCCGGGTGACCGGCGCCCCGGGGGCGTACGAGCCGCCGGCCGACGTGGACCTGATCAGCCACGTCGCCCGCTGGTCCGGCCCGGTGGAGCGCACCGGCCGGGCCACCGTCCTGGCCGCGCCGGGGCGCGCCGCCGGGCTGCGCCGCTGGGCGGTCGAGGTGACCACCGGGCCGGACGGCGACCGGCTGGTCCTGCCGTACGCGGACCCGGACGGGCTGGCCGGCCACCTGGTGGGCTACGGCCCGGACGTGCGGGTGCTCGACCCGCCCGAGGTGCGCGAGGCGGTCATCCAACGACTCAAGGAGATCGCCGTCCGACACGACGAGCTGGCCGTCACCGGGGGTGCCCGGTGA
- a CDS encoding YafY family protein encodes MTRPAARGGSRASADRLARLLNLVPYLLARPGIEIAEAAGDLGVTERQLREDLELLWVCGLPGYGPGDLIDMAFDGDRVTITYDAGIDRPLRLTPDEALALVVALRMLAETPGVANRDAVERALAKIEDAGDLVGAPVAVRLPGDTPRVEALRAAVEGGRALRITYYTAARDETTERVIDPLRMLMVGGRAYVEAWCRRAEAVRLFRADRIDAVTELDEPAAVPPQAVPHDLTEGVFRPSADLPLITLRIGRGERWITEYYPCERVEAGDGDQWLVSLRVTDLGWARRFVLGLGADVTVVAPVELAEQVRASATAALDAYAVPAPTTTPRRPEDAPSGDRAVAGSHPVG; translated from the coding sequence GTGACCCGCCCGGCCGCCCGCGGCGGCTCCCGCGCGTCCGCCGACCGGCTGGCCCGACTGCTCAACCTGGTGCCCTACCTGCTGGCCCGTCCCGGCATCGAGATCGCCGAGGCGGCCGGCGACCTCGGCGTCACCGAGCGCCAGCTCCGCGAGGACCTGGAGCTGCTCTGGGTGTGTGGTCTGCCCGGGTACGGGCCCGGCGACCTGATCGACATGGCGTTCGACGGTGACCGGGTGACCATCACCTACGACGCCGGCATCGACAGGCCGCTGCGGCTCACCCCGGACGAGGCCCTCGCGCTGGTGGTGGCGCTGCGGATGCTCGCCGAGACGCCCGGGGTCGCCAACCGGGACGCCGTCGAACGGGCCCTCGCCAAGATCGAGGACGCGGGTGACCTGGTGGGCGCGCCGGTGGCGGTCCGACTGCCCGGGGACACCCCGCGGGTCGAGGCGCTGCGCGCCGCCGTGGAGGGCGGCAGGGCGCTGCGGATCACCTACTACACGGCCGCGCGCGACGAGACCACCGAACGCGTCATCGACCCGCTGCGGATGCTGATGGTCGGCGGCCGGGCGTACGTGGAGGCGTGGTGCCGCCGCGCGGAGGCGGTCCGGCTGTTCAGGGCCGACCGCATCGACGCGGTCACCGAGCTGGACGAGCCGGCAGCGGTGCCGCCGCAGGCCGTCCCACATGACCTCACCGAGGGTGTGTTCCGCCCCTCCGCCGACCTGCCGCTGATCACGCTGCGCATCGGTCGGGGCGAGCGGTGGATCACCGAATATTATCCGTGTGAGCGGGTGGAGGCCGGCGACGGCGACCAGTGGCTCGTCTCCCTGCGGGTGACCGACCTGGGGTGGGCCCGCCGGTTCGTGCTCGGCCTCGGCGCCGACGTCACGGTGGTCGCCCCGGTCGAGTTGGCCGAGCAGGTGCGGGCCAGCGCCACCGCCGCCCTGGACGCGTACGCGGTGCCCGCGCCGACGACCACGCCCCGGCGACCCGAGGACGCGCCGTCGGGTGACCGGGCGGTCGCGGGGTCGCACCCAGTAGGCTGA
- the tatA gene encoding Sec-independent protein translocase subunit TatA produces MGALKPWHIAVLVVVLILLFGAKRLPDAARSLGRSLRIIKAETKSLQDDDRDLAEKADAQAGYQPLPPHAGQQAPYAGQPQQAPYQQAPPQQPVVDPVHRVRDN; encoded by the coding sequence ATGGGTGCCCTCAAGCCGTGGCACATCGCTGTACTCGTGGTTGTGCTGATCCTGCTGTTCGGTGCGAAGCGGCTCCCCGACGCGGCCCGTTCGCTGGGTCGCTCGCTGCGGATCATCAAGGCGGAGACCAAGAGCCTGCAGGACGACGACCGCGACCTCGCCGAGAAGGCCGACGCGCAGGCCGGCTACCAGCCGCTGCCGCCACACGCCGGCCAGCAGGCGCCGTACGCCGGGCAGCCGCAGCAGGCCCCGTACCAGCAGGCGCCGCCGCAGCAGCCGGTCGTCGACCCGGTGCACCGCGTCCGCGACAACTGA
- the tatC gene encoding twin-arginine translocase subunit TatC, protein MAFALRKRGPSTFERAADGSMTLIEHVRELRNRLFRASLGIVVGFGLGIWLAGPVLHLLQQPYCDLPKARLANGECNFVQLGPADLFLLQLKVALWVGLIAAAPIWLYQLWAFIAPGLHRHERRYAYVFTGLAAPLFAAGAVLAYFVTSKGLEFLLNVSGGGDITTTLDITRYISFITNLILLFGVAFEFPLLVLMLNFVGIASAKRLLSWWRVAIFVFFAFSAVVTPTPDPFGMTALALCLSALYFAAVGVAFINDKRRGRGKEVYAGISDDEVSPLEFDNDPVVAGQRVDASAPIGVPEPVAPPAPIERRYDDMT, encoded by the coding sequence GTGGCCTTCGCCCTGCGCAAGCGCGGCCCGAGCACCTTCGAACGGGCCGCCGACGGCTCGATGACCCTCATCGAGCACGTCCGCGAGCTGCGCAACCGTCTGTTCCGCGCGTCGCTCGGCATCGTGGTCGGCTTCGGCCTCGGCATCTGGCTGGCCGGGCCGGTGCTGCACCTGCTCCAGCAGCCCTACTGTGATCTGCCCAAGGCCCGGTTGGCCAACGGCGAGTGCAACTTCGTTCAGCTCGGCCCGGCCGACCTGTTCCTGCTGCAACTGAAGGTCGCGCTCTGGGTCGGATTGATCGCGGCCGCGCCAATCTGGCTCTACCAGCTCTGGGCGTTCATCGCGCCCGGTCTGCACCGGCACGAGCGGCGCTACGCCTACGTCTTCACCGGTCTGGCCGCGCCACTGTTCGCGGCCGGTGCCGTGCTGGCATACTTCGTCACCTCGAAGGGCCTGGAGTTCCTGCTCAACGTCTCCGGTGGCGGGGACATCACCACCACGCTGGACATCACCCGGTACATCTCGTTCATCACCAACCTGATCCTGCTGTTCGGGGTGGCGTTCGAGTTCCCGCTGCTGGTGTTGATGCTCAACTTCGTGGGCATCGCCAGCGCGAAGCGGTTGCTCAGCTGGTGGCGGGTGGCGATCTTCGTGTTCTTCGCCTTCTCGGCGGTGGTCACCCCCACCCCGGACCCGTTCGGGATGACCGCGCTGGCGTTGTGCCTCTCCGCGCTCTACTTCGCCGCCGTCGGGGTCGCGTTCATCAACGACAAGCGGCGGGGTCGCGGCAAGGAGGTGTACGCCGGCATCAGCGACGACGAGGTGTCGCCGTTGGAGTTCGACAACGACCCGGTCGTGGCCGGGCAGCGGGTCGACGCGAGCGCACCGATCGGGGTACCGGAGCCGGTCGCTCCGCCCGCGCCGATCGAGCGGCGCTACGACGACATGACCTGA
- a CDS encoding diacylglycerol kinase: MLPVTADDHRPGPVAVLANPTAARGRHRTLLPRLLDGLSAAGRPVRVLPASNPAEAEAACRAAVADGAGALVAVGGDGTVHRALQAVAGTDVPFGPVPAGTGNDFALDTGFPADPLAAVDVIASALRDGRRHTVDLARMSGVDGAERWYGAVLAAGFDAIVNERANRMRWPRGQRRYDLAILVELARLRPRRYTLRLDGVPQELDAVLVAVGNCPTYGGGMRICPDADPTDGLLDVVVAGRVDRRTLVRVKPRIYQGTHVEHPLVRSFRARTVELAADGITTYADGERSLDLPVTISAVPDAVRLLR, encoded by the coding sequence GTGCTGCCCGTGACCGCTGACGACCACCGGCCCGGCCCGGTCGCCGTGCTCGCCAACCCGACCGCCGCGCGGGGACGGCACCGTACGCTGCTGCCCCGGCTGCTGGACGGGTTGTCCGCCGCCGGCCGGCCGGTACGGGTGCTGCCGGCGTCCAATCCCGCCGAGGCGGAGGCGGCCTGCCGGGCCGCTGTCGCCGACGGCGCGGGCGCGCTGGTGGCCGTCGGCGGGGACGGCACCGTACACCGGGCGCTGCAGGCGGTCGCCGGCACCGACGTGCCGTTCGGCCCGGTTCCGGCCGGCACCGGCAACGACTTCGCCCTCGACACCGGCTTTCCGGCCGACCCGCTCGCCGCGGTGGACGTGATCGCGTCGGCACTGCGTGACGGTCGCCGCCACACCGTCGACCTGGCCCGGATGAGCGGGGTGGACGGCGCCGAACGCTGGTACGGGGCGGTCCTCGCGGCCGGCTTCGACGCGATCGTCAACGAGCGGGCCAACCGGATGCGCTGGCCGCGCGGTCAGCGCCGCTACGACCTGGCCATCCTGGTCGAGTTGGCCCGGCTGCGGCCGCGCCGCTACACCCTGCGCCTGGACGGGGTGCCGCAGGAGCTGGACGCGGTGCTGGTGGCGGTGGGCAACTGCCCCACGTACGGCGGGGGGATGCGGATCTGCCCGGACGCCGACCCGACCGACGGCCTGCTCGACGTGGTGGTGGCGGGTCGGGTCGACCGGCGGACGCTGGTCCGGGTGAAGCCCCGCATCTACCAGGGCACCCACGTCGAGCATCCGCTGGTGCGCAGCTTCCGCGCCCGGACCGTGGAGCTGGCCGCCGACGGCATCACCACCTACGCCGACGGGGAACGGTCCCTTGACCTGCCGGTGACGATCAGCGCCGTTCCGGACGCCGTGCGGCTGCTGCGTTGA
- a CDS encoding EamA family transporter produces the protein MTETVLPAPRPAETPVQRRGGVVAVGLVLGGALSVQFGSAVAALIFPRTGVAGAVTLRLTISAVLLLVVCRPRLRGHDRSAWLAAGGFGLALAGMNSLFYQAIERIPLGPAVTLEVLGPLALSVFSARRPASWGWAGLALAGVALLGQGGFDRLNLVGVLFAFGAGSMWAAYIVLSARVGSRFPGADGLALALTVAALVTLPLGVLDAGAALLDPQVLALGAALAVLASGLPYTLELLALRRMPTATFAVLMSLGPAVATLAGWLVLRQELTVVECVAIVLVIAASIGAVRVNAAAARRPERR, from the coding sequence GTGACGGAAACTGTGCTGCCCGCGCCACGACCAGCTGAGACACCGGTGCAGCGGCGTGGTGGCGTCGTCGCCGTGGGGCTGGTGCTCGGCGGCGCCCTGTCGGTGCAGTTCGGCTCCGCCGTGGCCGCGTTGATCTTTCCCCGTACCGGTGTGGCGGGCGCTGTCACCCTGCGCCTGACCATCTCGGCGGTGCTGCTGCTCGTCGTGTGCCGGCCCCGACTGCGCGGGCACGACCGGTCGGCCTGGCTCGCGGCGGGCGGGTTCGGGTTGGCCCTGGCCGGCATGAACTCGCTGTTCTACCAGGCCATCGAGCGCATCCCGCTGGGCCCGGCGGTGACCCTGGAGGTGCTCGGGCCGCTCGCGCTGTCGGTCTTCAGCGCCCGACGACCGGCCAGTTGGGGCTGGGCGGGGCTGGCGCTGGCCGGGGTGGCCCTGCTCGGGCAGGGTGGCTTCGACCGGCTCAACCTGGTCGGGGTGCTCTTCGCGTTCGGCGCCGGGTCGATGTGGGCGGCGTACATCGTGCTGAGCGCCCGGGTCGGCAGCCGCTTCCCGGGCGCGGACGGGCTGGCCCTCGCCCTGACCGTGGCCGCGCTGGTCACCCTGCCGCTGGGCGTGCTCGACGCTGGCGCGGCGCTGCTCGACCCACAGGTGCTCGCGCTCGGGGCGGCCCTCGCCGTGCTCGCCTCCGGACTGCCCTACACGTTGGAGCTGCTGGCGCTGCGCCGGATGCCCACCGCCACCTTCGCGGTGTTGATGAGCCTCGGTCCGGCGGTCGCCACGCTCGCCGGTTGGCTGGTGCTGCGGCAGGAGCTGACAGTGGTGGAGTGCGTCGCCATCGTGCTGGTCATCGCGGCCAGCATCGGGGCGGTGCGGGTCAACGCAGCAGCCGCACGGCGTCCGGAACGGCGCTGA
- a CDS encoding HAD-IA family hydrolase: MPDHTEPPTTTPPGNTDRRASRRPVKAVLFDFHGTLAQVEEPRQWVREAAAACGVTLDQVRATALADRLLTAGRAGGPLPARVPPRLAELWADRDLYQHAHRGAYTGLAETVDAGIEGFADALYERLLTADGWLPYADSAATLRALRDAGVPVAVVSNIGFDLRPHFDTWGFTDLVDAFVLSYEVGRCKPDPAIFWRACGMLGVDPEQTLMVGDTPADAGAVAAGCAVLVLPAAEPGRENGLGAVLDLALPA, translated from the coding sequence GTGCCGGACCATACCGAACCGCCCACGACCACCCCGCCGGGCAACACCGACCGCCGGGCGTCCCGACGCCCGGTCAAGGCGGTGCTCTTCGACTTCCACGGCACGCTGGCCCAGGTGGAGGAGCCCCGGCAGTGGGTACGCGAGGCCGCCGCCGCCTGCGGCGTCACCCTGGACCAGGTCCGTGCCACAGCGCTCGCCGACCGGCTGCTGACCGCCGGGCGGGCCGGTGGACCGCTGCCGGCCCGGGTGCCACCCCGGCTGGCCGAGCTGTGGGCCGACCGGGACCTCTACCAACACGCCCACCGGGGCGCGTACACCGGGCTGGCCGAGACCGTGGACGCGGGCATCGAGGGCTTCGCCGACGCGCTCTACGAGCGGCTGCTGACCGCGGACGGCTGGCTGCCGTACGCGGACAGCGCCGCCACGTTGCGCGCGTTACGCGACGCCGGGGTGCCGGTGGCGGTGGTCAGCAACATCGGCTTCGACCTCCGTCCGCACTTCGACACCTGGGGCTTCACCGACCTGGTCGACGCCTTCGTGCTCTCCTACGAGGTGGGGCGCTGCAAGCCCGACCCGGCGATCTTCTGGCGGGCCTGCGGGATGCTCGGCGTCGACCCGGAACAGACGCTGATGGTCGGCGACACACCGGCCGACGCGGGCGCGGTGGCCGCCGGCTGCGCGGTGCTTGTGCTCCCGGCGGCCGAGCCGGGCCGGGAGAACGGGCTCGGCGCGGTGCTCGACCTCGCCCTGCCCGCCTGA